In Nocardia asteroides, the following proteins share a genomic window:
- a CDS encoding site-2 protease family protein — MTHSFPTGRRAGHSAVRPSPVFLLIVLITVLGGALAWDADIDSIRAKVGVFVLVVFGWIISLCLHEFAHAYVAWRAGDHEVEVRGYLTLNPLKYSHPVLSIVLPLVFIALGGIGLPGGAVYVDTTRFRSGIQRLVSAVGPASNALCAVVLLIVVRAFGSTTEHAAFWFGLSFLAFLQITAFLLNILPVPGLDGYGIIEPSLSYDTRRSLDQIKPYGMLILFAVIFFTPLSRVFFDAVYALFELSGVPDGWAAYGSHLTRFWR, encoded by the coding sequence ATGACCCACTCCTTCCCGACCGGCAGGCGCGCCGGTCACAGTGCCGTCCGGCCCAGCCCGGTGTTCCTGCTCATCGTGCTGATCACCGTGCTCGGCGGTGCGCTGGCCTGGGACGCCGACATCGACTCGATCCGCGCCAAGGTCGGCGTGTTCGTGCTGGTGGTCTTCGGCTGGATCATCAGCCTGTGTCTGCACGAATTCGCGCACGCCTATGTGGCGTGGCGCGCCGGTGATCATGAAGTGGAAGTGCGCGGTTATCTCACGCTCAATCCGCTGAAATACAGCCATCCGGTGTTGTCGATCGTGCTGCCGCTGGTTTTCATCGCGCTGGGCGGAATCGGATTGCCCGGCGGCGCCGTCTATGTGGACACAACTCGATTCAGATCAGGAATCCAGCGCTTGGTCAGCGCGGTGGGTCCGGCGTCGAATGCGCTGTGCGCGGTGGTGCTGTTGATCGTGGTGCGGGCCTTCGGCTCGACCACCGAGCACGCCGCGTTCTGGTTCGGGCTCAGCTTCCTGGCGTTCCTGCAGATCACGGCGTTCCTGCTGAACATCCTGCCGGTGCCGGGACTGGACGGATACGGGATCATCGAGCCGTCGCTGAGTTACGACACCCGCCGGTCGCTCGACCAGATCAAACCGTACGGGATGCTGATTCTTTTCGCTGTCATCTTTTTCACCCCGCTCAGCCGAGTGTTCTTCGACGCTGTTTACGCATTGTTCGAACTATCCGGGGTACCAGACGGGTGGGCCGCCTACGGTAGCCACTTGACCCGATTCTGGCGTTAG
- a CDS encoding DUF456 domain-containing protein translates to MSVWGEVIVGLVILVGLIGVIVPILPGVILIFAAIAVWAFMTGGSTAWSVFAVATVALAISGIVKYTWPGRRMREAGVSNRALLVGAILGVAGFFVIPIVGLFIGFVLGVYLAELYRLKTNDLAWPATLHALKGVGLSMLVELFGALIAAGVWLTGAILA, encoded by the coding sequence GTGAGTGTGTGGGGTGAGGTCATCGTAGGCCTCGTCATTCTGGTCGGTCTCATCGGTGTGATCGTGCCGATTCTGCCCGGGGTCATCCTGATCTTCGCGGCGATCGCGGTGTGGGCCTTCATGACCGGCGGTTCCACGGCCTGGTCGGTGTTCGCCGTGGCGACCGTGGCCTTGGCGATCTCCGGGATCGTGAAATACACCTGGCCGGGCCGGCGGATGCGCGAAGCGGGGGTGTCGAACCGGGCGCTGCTCGTCGGCGCGATCCTGGGTGTGGCGGGCTTCTTCGTCATCCCGATCGTCGGCCTGTTCATCGGCTTCGTGCTCGGTGTGTACCTGGCCGAGCTCTACCGCCTGAAGACCAACGACCTGGCCTGGCCGGCGACGCTGCACGCGCTCAAGGGCGTCGGGCTGTCGATGCTGGTGGAGCTGTTCGGCGCGCTGATCGCCGCCGGTGTGTGGCTCACCGGCGCGATCCTGGCCTGA
- a CDS encoding glycosyltransferase, with product MGNTESPVVLSVVIPALDEAAGITACLERLVGQDTIDEVVVVDNGSTDGTREIVAELAARHPKIELLDEPEPGVAHARNTGFDKSRGDYIGRIDADTLVSPDWGATVRAHLGAHPDTVAVTGISTYHDSPIGFFLAAAIGGQQRLGLIKHQPVGNVHGANMAIRRSAWEQVREATTNRRDLHEDLDLALCLTKAKLRIDQLPQLRAEISARRRQTPPSVWWKYQLRGLATIANQGYNVVGFHRAVISGAWVMHTAQWPIYRLWDFDRKRFSLNPGRPRVSPVGD from the coding sequence ATGGGCAACACCGAATCGCCCGTAGTCCTCTCTGTCGTCATCCCGGCACTCGACGAAGCCGCGGGCATCACCGCCTGCCTGGAGCGGCTCGTCGGGCAGGACACCATCGACGAAGTCGTCGTGGTCGACAACGGCAGCACCGACGGCACCCGCGAGATCGTCGCCGAACTGGCCGCCCGACATCCGAAGATCGAGCTACTGGACGAACCAGAGCCCGGCGTCGCGCACGCCCGCAACACCGGCTTCGACAAGTCCCGTGGCGACTACATCGGCCGCATCGACGCCGACACCCTGGTCTCGCCCGACTGGGGCGCCACCGTGCGCGCCCACCTCGGCGCCCACCCGGACACCGTGGCGGTGACCGGGATCAGCACCTATCACGACTCCCCCATCGGGTTCTTCCTCGCGGCCGCGATCGGCGGGCAGCAGCGGCTCGGGCTGATCAAGCATCAGCCGGTCGGCAATGTCCACGGCGCCAACATGGCCATCCGCCGCTCCGCGTGGGAACAGGTGCGCGAAGCCACCACCAACCGTCGCGACCTGCACGAAGACCTCGACCTCGCGCTCTGCCTGACCAAGGCGAAGCTGCGCATCGACCAGCTGCCGCAACTGCGGGCCGAGATCTCGGCCCGCCGCCGCCAGACCCCGCCCAGCGTGTGGTGGAAGTACCAGCTGCGCGGGCTGGCGACCATCGCCAACCAGGGCTACAACGTGGTGGGCTTCCACCGTGCCGTCATCTCCGGCGCCTGGGTGATGCACACCGCGCAATGGCCGATCTACCGGCTGTGGGACTTCGACCGCAAGCGGTTCTCGCTGAACCCCGGCCGCCCCCGGGTCTCCCCCGTCGGCGACTGA
- the yczR gene encoding MocR-like transcription factor YczR: protein MATRVIGASGLARDLGRWRDPETDGDAPERRPHRPAYLALAEAIRLLIHDGRAPLGVALPSERDLATTLGVSRTTITSTYSLLREHGYLISRQGSRSTVALPPAIQHDGSKPTRGIMALMAQPELPTVDMTYAAMSAPPELHEAYSTALQGIPPYLGTHGMDPVGVLALREALARRYTARGLPTEPDQILVTLGAQHGLRLLLNVLTSPAARVLIEHPSYPNAIEAIRDVGARPIPVPLRPELPHAGWDLEGLRSTARQTAATLAYLVPDFNNPTGLLLDAEGRAELAAIARDTRMTIVVDESMSELNLSGATMPPPVAAFAKGSEIITIGSASKSFWGGLRVGWIRTNQALITKLLGIRATVDLGTPVMDQLATIHLLEHAEPILERRREQLLGQRAALLDAVAEDLPGWHITPGAGGMSVWAQLPSPVSTALAATAPNHGVLLAAGPRFGVQGAFERFLRLPFTHPEADLRLAVKSIAAAYEALTPRAADPLQPLTCY, encoded by the coding sequence ATGGCGACAAGAGTGATCGGCGCGTCGGGCCTGGCCCGCGACCTCGGCCGGTGGCGCGACCCCGAGACCGACGGCGACGCTCCCGAGCGCCGCCCACACCGGCCCGCCTATCTGGCCCTGGCCGAAGCCATCCGGCTGCTGATCCACGACGGCCGCGCCCCGCTCGGCGTCGCCCTGCCCAGCGAACGTGATCTGGCGACCACGCTCGGCGTCAGCCGCACCACCATCACCTCCACGTACTCGCTGCTGCGCGAGCACGGCTACCTGATCAGCCGTCAGGGTTCCCGCAGCACCGTGGCCCTGCCGCCGGCCATCCAGCACGACGGCTCCAAGCCGACCCGCGGGATCATGGCCCTGATGGCGCAGCCGGAACTGCCGACCGTCGACATGACCTACGCGGCGATGTCGGCACCGCCGGAACTGCACGAGGCGTATTCGACCGCGCTGCAAGGCATCCCGCCCTACCTCGGCACGCACGGCATGGACCCGGTCGGCGTGCTGGCCCTGCGCGAGGCGCTGGCCCGCCGCTACACCGCCCGCGGCCTGCCCACCGAGCCCGACCAGATCCTGGTGACCCTCGGCGCCCAGCACGGCCTGCGCCTGCTGCTCAATGTGCTCACCTCACCGGCCGCGCGCGTGCTCATCGAGCACCCCAGCTACCCGAACGCCATCGAGGCCATCCGCGATGTCGGCGCCCGCCCGATCCCGGTCCCGCTGCGCCCCGAACTGCCGCACGCGGGCTGGGATCTGGAGGGCCTGCGCAGCACCGCCAGGCAGACCGCGGCGACGCTGGCCTACCTGGTCCCCGACTTCAACAACCCCACCGGCCTGCTGCTCGACGCCGAGGGTCGCGCCGAACTGGCCGCCATCGCCCGCGACACCAGGATGACCATCGTCGTCGACGAGTCGATGAGCGAGCTGAACCTGTCCGGCGCGACCATGCCGCCGCCGGTGGCCGCGTTCGCGAAGGGCTCGGAGATCATCACCATCGGGTCGGCGTCGAAGTCGTTCTGGGGTGGTCTGCGGGTCGGCTGGATCCGCACCAACCAGGCGCTGATCACCAAGCTGCTCGGCATCCGCGCCACCGTCGACCTCGGCACCCCGGTGATGGACCAGCTGGCCACCATCCACCTGCTCGAGCACGCAGAGCCGATCCTGGAACGCCGCCGCGAACAGCTGCTCGGCCAGCGCGCCGCGCTGCTCGACGCCGTGGCCGAGGATCTGCCCGGCTGGCACATCACGCCCGGCGCGGGCGGCATGTCGGTATGGGCGCAGCTGCCGAGCCCGGTCTCCACCGCGCTGGCCGCCACCGCGCCCAATCACGGCGTATTGCTGGCCGCCGGACCACGTTTCGGCGTCCAGGGCGCCTTCGAACGCTTCCTGCGCCTGCCGTTCACGCATCCGGAGGCGGACCTGCGGCTGGCTGTGAAGTCGATCGCCGCCGCCTACGAGGCGCTGACCCCGCGCGCCGCCGACCCGCTGCAGCCGCTCACCTGCTACTGA
- a CDS encoding methylated-DNA--[protein]-cysteine S-methyltransferase: MSSGTRTEPVAAALFDTAIGLCAIAWHGDTVVRFQLPEASEEETLARITRPLRGTPVAEDEPGPAITTAITGIRAHLAGALDALRWIEVDLAGVPEFHRGVYAVTRDIDPGHTLSYGDIATRLGAPGSAQAVGQALGRNPIPLIIPCHRVLAADHALHGFSAPGGIGTKARLLEIERTPGFGEPMLF; the protein is encoded by the coding sequence ATGAGTTCCGGAACCAGGACCGAACCGGTTGCCGCGGCACTGTTCGACACCGCGATCGGGCTGTGCGCGATCGCCTGGCACGGCGACACCGTCGTACGGTTCCAGCTGCCCGAGGCGAGCGAGGAGGAGACGCTCGCCCGGATCACCCGGCCACTGCGCGGGACGCCCGTCGCCGAGGACGAGCCCGGCCCGGCGATCACCACCGCGATCACCGGGATCCGGGCCCACCTGGCGGGCGCGCTCGACGCGCTGCGCTGGATCGAGGTCGACCTGGCCGGGGTGCCGGAATTCCATCGCGGGGTGTACGCCGTCACCCGCGACATCGACCCCGGCCACACCCTCAGCTACGGCGACATCGCCACTCGCCTCGGCGCCCCCGGCTCCGCCCAGGCTGTCGGCCAGGCGCTGGGCCGCAACCCGATCCCGCTGATCATCCCGTGCCATCGGGTCCTCGCGGCCGATCACGCACTGCACGGCTTCTCCGCGCCCGGCGGCATCGGCACCAAGGCGCGGCTGCTCGAGATCGAGCGCACCCCCGGCTTCGGTGAGCCGATGCTGTTCTGA
- a CDS encoding FUSC family protein, whose protein sequence is MNDPNPVVAAATPVVTAAKTSTVDRFKASSVRLRLSAIPIIQCSLGAALAWFIAHNVIGHPDPFFAPTAAVVSIGISFGARIRRSVELVVGVAVGIGIGDLFIAQVGTGVWQVGLVVAAAMACAVFLDGGSIITIQAAGSAVLVSTLSQSAGAGPSRMIDALVGGLVGVLMVGLIPLHPVRRAREHAADVLAVMSKSMITCADGLLEQNSDKVHEALTAVRATQKQIDALRAALEGGREVSRISPLYWNSRQRLARIHSAADPLDNAVRNTRVLLRRSLTLVRDDEVLDPRLIDLVDQLGNASDVVRRMMLADPGEQPDQAEATRALRSVAKKARPELVVGAGLSAHVVFAQIRSIVVDLMVVCGMQRISAMALLPPTVPNPYVTPEE, encoded by the coding sequence GTGAACGATCCCAACCCCGTCGTAGCCGCGGCGACCCCGGTCGTGACCGCGGCCAAGACGAGCACCGTCGATCGCTTCAAGGCGTCGTCGGTGCGGTTGCGGCTGTCGGCGATCCCGATCATCCAGTGTTCGCTCGGCGCGGCACTGGCCTGGTTCATCGCGCACAACGTGATCGGGCACCCCGATCCGTTCTTCGCGCCGACGGCCGCGGTCGTCTCGATCGGCATCTCGTTCGGCGCGCGCATCCGCCGCTCGGTGGAACTGGTGGTGGGTGTCGCGGTCGGGATCGGCATCGGTGACCTGTTCATCGCCCAGGTCGGGACCGGCGTGTGGCAGGTGGGGCTGGTCGTCGCCGCCGCCATGGCCTGCGCGGTGTTCCTCGACGGCGGCTCGATCATCACGATCCAGGCGGCGGGCTCGGCGGTGCTGGTCTCGACGCTGAGCCAGTCGGCGGGCGCGGGCCCGAGCCGGATGATCGACGCCCTGGTCGGCGGTCTGGTCGGGGTGCTCATGGTGGGGCTGATCCCGCTGCATCCGGTGCGCCGGGCGCGCGAGCACGCGGCCGACGTGCTGGCGGTGATGAGCAAATCCATGATCACCTGCGCCGACGGCCTGCTCGAGCAGAACTCGGACAAGGTGCACGAGGCGCTGACCGCGGTGCGCGCTACCCAGAAGCAGATCGACGCGCTGCGGGCCGCGCTCGAGGGCGGCCGCGAGGTCAGCCGGATCTCCCCGCTGTACTGGAACTCACGCCAGCGGCTGGCCCGCATCCACTCCGCGGCCGACCCGCTCGACAACGCGGTCCGCAACACCCGTGTGCTGCTGCGCCGTTCGCTCACCCTGGTCCGCGACGACGAGGTGCTCGACCCGCGGCTCATCGACCTGGTCGACCAGCTCGGCAACGCCTCCGACGTGGTCCGCCGGATGATGCTGGCCGATCCGGGCGAGCAACCCGATCAGGCCGAGGCCACCCGCGCCCTGCGCAGCGTCGCCAAGAAGGCCCGCCCCGAACTGGTGGTCGGCGCGGGCCTGTCGGCCCATGTGGTGTTCGCCCAGATCCGGTCGATCGTGGTGGACCTGATGGTGGTGTGCGGGATGCAGCGCATCTCGGCGATGGCGCTGCTCCCGCCCACCGTGCCCAATCCGTATGTGACGCCGGAGGAGTGA
- a CDS encoding CaiB/BaiF CoA transferase family protein encodes MSESTAKQGPLAGIKVIELAGIGPGPHAALLLADLGADVVRVQRAGMMPGFMERPQWRGRTIVEANLKDPADVAKILDLVEKADVLLEGFRPGVTERMGLGPDEALARNPRLVYGRMTGWGQHGPLADRAGHDINYISLTGVLNAIGRKGERPVPPLNMVGDFGGGSMFLVFGVLAALVERQNSGKGQVIDAAMIDGALALSHMIWGMRGVGLWSDERGTNLLDTGMAFYDTYETSDGKYMAVGAIEPQFYAQLLAGLEIDPEGLPMQIDPNGQEQLRKLFADKFKTKTRDEWAAIFDGTDACTTPVLTFTEAEQNPHIVARTGLIDIEGVVQHAPAPRFSRTPGGVPTPPPSETTPIESVWAD; translated from the coding sequence GTGAGCGAGTCCACCGCCAAGCAGGGTCCCCTCGCGGGCATCAAGGTCATCGAGCTGGCCGGCATCGGGCCAGGCCCCCATGCCGCGCTACTGCTGGCGGACCTCGGCGCCGACGTGGTACGCGTGCAGCGCGCGGGCATGATGCCCGGCTTCATGGAACGCCCGCAGTGGCGCGGCCGGACCATCGTCGAGGCGAACCTGAAGGACCCCGCCGACGTGGCCAAGATCCTCGACCTGGTCGAGAAGGCCGACGTGCTGCTCGAGGGCTTCCGCCCCGGCGTCACCGAGCGGATGGGCCTGGGCCCCGACGAGGCGCTGGCCCGCAACCCGCGCCTGGTCTACGGCCGGATGACCGGCTGGGGCCAGCACGGCCCGCTCGCCGATCGCGCGGGCCACGACATCAACTACATCTCGCTGACCGGCGTGCTCAACGCCATCGGCCGCAAGGGTGAGCGGCCGGTGCCGCCGCTGAACATGGTGGGCGACTTCGGCGGCGGCTCGATGTTCCTGGTGTTCGGCGTGCTCGCCGCGCTGGTCGAGCGGCAGAACTCGGGCAAGGGCCAGGTGATCGACGCCGCGATGATCGACGGCGCGCTGGCCCTGTCGCACATGATCTGGGGCATGCGCGGCGTGGGCCTGTGGTCCGACGAGCGAGGCACCAACCTGCTCGACACCGGCATGGCCTTCTACGACACCTACGAGACCTCCGACGGCAAGTACATGGCCGTCGGCGCGATCGAGCCGCAGTTCTACGCTCAGCTGCTGGCCGGGCTCGAGATCGACCCGGAGGGTCTGCCGATGCAGATCGATCCGAACGGGCAGGAGCAGCTGCGCAAGCTGTTCGCGGACAAGTTCAAGACCAAGACCCGCGACGAGTGGGCCGCGATCTTCGACGGCACCGACGCCTGCACCACCCCGGTGCTCACCTTCACCGAGGCCGAGCAGAACCCGCACATCGTGGCCCGCACCGGCCTGATCGATATCGAAGGCGTGGTGCAGCACGCGCCGGCCCCGCGGTTCTCCCGCACCCCGGGCGGCGTGCCCACCCCGCCGCCGTCGGAGACGACACCGATCGAATCGGTCTGGGCTGACTGA
- a CDS encoding amidohydrolase family protein: MFDAHVHIIDPRYPLIENEGYLPDPYTIADYRKRMAHFDVRGGAVVSASFQGSDQSYLKAALAALGEGWVGVTRLDLDATDSEIVELDRAGVRALRFNLKRAAADITEMTLQALRAHELAGWHVELYIDGQMLASLQPVISKLPALSIDHLGMSAEGLPYLLDLVDRGARVKATGFGRVDMDVAETLRRIHAVNPGALMFGTDLPGTRAGRPFADTDVDLICQVVGADLHAVLEDNAREFYRLPAAQRTETDPMPTRPIPRTDNPTVPIPRGDLPGAGAYTRPLPVIE, translated from the coding sequence GTGTTCGATGCGCACGTCCACATCATCGATCCGCGGTACCCGCTGATCGAGAACGAAGGCTACCTCCCTGACCCCTACACCATCGCGGACTATCGAAAGCGTATGGCGCACTTCGATGTTCGCGGTGGTGCGGTGGTCAGCGCGTCGTTCCAGGGTTCGGACCAGAGCTACCTGAAGGCCGCGCTGGCCGCCCTCGGCGAGGGCTGGGTCGGGGTGACCCGGCTGGACCTGGACGCCACCGACTCCGAGATCGTCGAGCTCGACCGGGCTGGAGTGCGCGCGCTGCGGTTCAACCTCAAGCGCGCCGCCGCCGACATCACCGAGATGACGTTGCAGGCGCTGCGCGCGCACGAGCTGGCCGGCTGGCACGTGGAGCTCTACATCGACGGCCAGATGCTGGCCTCGCTGCAGCCGGTGATCTCGAAACTGCCCGCGCTCTCGATCGACCATCTCGGCATGTCCGCGGAGGGCCTGCCGTATCTGCTCGACCTGGTCGACCGGGGCGCCCGGGTGAAAGCCACCGGTTTCGGCCGGGTGGACATGGACGTGGCCGAGACGCTGCGCCGCATCCACGCGGTCAATCCGGGTGCGCTGATGTTCGGCACGGATCTGCCCGGCACCCGCGCGGGCAGGCCGTTCGCCGATACCGACGTGGACCTGATCTGCCAGGTCGTCGGGGCCGATCTGCACGCGGTGCTCGAGGACAACGCGCGCGAGTTCTATCGCCTGCCCGCCGCGCAGCGCACCGAGACCGACCCGATGCCGACCCGGCCGATCCCGCGCACCGACAATCCGACGGTGCCGATTCCGCGTGGCGACCTGCCCGGCGCGGGCGCCTACACCCGCCCGCTGCCGGTCATCGAATAA
- a CDS encoding DUF3151 domain-containing protein, whose protein sequence is MTSFGDLLGPQPVLLPELIDAEDAIAAGTDPVKVAADNPAASIAWAQLAEASLERSGGEVNHETVAAYAFARTGYHRGLDLLRRNGWKGFGPVPWDHEPNQGFLRSVGALARAAKTIGETEEYARCLDLLEDCDPRAATELGLD, encoded by the coding sequence ATGACCTCCTTCGGTGACCTGCTCGGACCGCAGCCGGTCCTCCTTCCCGAATTGATCGACGCCGAGGACGCCATCGCGGCCGGCACCGACCCCGTCAAGGTCGCCGCGGACAATCCCGCCGCCTCGATTGCCTGGGCGCAGCTCGCCGAGGCCTCGCTGGAACGCTCGGGTGGCGAGGTGAACCACGAGACCGTCGCCGCCTACGCCTTCGCCCGCACCGGCTACCACCGCGGTCTCGACCTGTTGCGCCGCAACGGCTGGAAGGGTTTCGGCCCGGTCCCGTGGGATCACGAGCCGAACCAGGGTTTCCTGCGCAGCGTCGGTGCGCTGGCCAGGGCCGCGAAGACGATCGGCGAGACCGAGGAGTACGCCCGCTGCCTCGACCTGCTCGAGGACTGCGACCCGCGGGCGGCGACCGAACTCGGCCTGGACTGA
- a CDS encoding adenylosuccinate synthase encodes MPAIVLIGAQWGDEGKGKATDLLGERLQWVVRYQGGNNAGHTVVLPNGDKFALHLIPSGILTPGVKNVIGNGVVVDPGVLLDELAGLEERGVDTSGLLLSADAHLIMPYHVAIDKVAERFLGSRKIGTTGRGIGPCYQDKVARVGVRVADVLDEKILTQKVEAALEFKNQVLVKIYNRRALDPQQVVDEVLEQAESFKHRISDTRLELNLALERGDTILLEGSQGTLLDVDHGTYPFVTSSNPTSGGAAVGSGIGPNKIDTVLGILKCYTTRVGSGPFPTELFDNFGEFLAKQGGEVGVTTGRARRCGWFDAVISRYATRVNGITDYFLTKLDVLSGLDTVPICVAYEIDGERVEQMPTTQTEFHHAKPIYEEMPGWWEDISHARTFEELPANAQAYVLRLEELSGARISCIGVGPGRDQTIVRHDVLG; translated from the coding sequence ATGCCGGCAATCGTCCTCATCGGCGCCCAGTGGGGCGACGAGGGCAAGGGCAAAGCGACCGACCTGCTCGGTGAGCGGTTGCAGTGGGTCGTTCGTTACCAGGGCGGCAACAACGCCGGTCATACGGTGGTGCTCCCCAACGGTGACAAGTTCGCGCTGCACCTGATCCCGTCCGGCATCCTCACCCCCGGTGTGAAGAACGTCATCGGCAACGGCGTCGTCGTCGACCCCGGTGTGCTGCTCGACGAGCTCGCCGGTCTGGAGGAGCGCGGTGTCGACACCTCGGGCCTGCTGCTCTCCGCCGACGCGCACCTGATCATGCCGTACCACGTGGCCATCGATAAGGTCGCCGAGCGCTTCCTCGGCAGCCGCAAGATCGGCACCACCGGCCGCGGCATCGGTCCCTGCTACCAGGACAAGGTCGCCCGCGTCGGCGTCCGCGTGGCCGACGTGCTGGACGAGAAGATCCTCACCCAGAAGGTCGAAGCCGCACTGGAGTTCAAGAACCAGGTGCTGGTGAAGATCTACAACCGCCGCGCGCTGGACCCGCAGCAGGTGGTGGACGAGGTGCTCGAGCAGGCCGAGTCGTTCAAGCACCGCATCTCCGACACCCGGCTCGAGCTGAACCTGGCGCTGGAGCGTGGCGACACGATCCTGCTGGAAGGCTCGCAGGGCACCCTGCTCGACGTCGACCACGGCACCTACCCGTTCGTGACCTCGTCGAACCCCACCTCCGGTGGCGCGGCGGTCGGCTCCGGCATCGGCCCGAACAAGATCGACACGGTGCTCGGCATCCTCAAGTGCTACACCACCCGCGTCGGCTCCGGCCCGTTCCCGACCGAGCTGTTCGACAACTTCGGTGAGTTCCTGGCCAAGCAGGGTGGCGAGGTGGGTGTCACCACCGGCCGCGCCCGTCGCTGCGGCTGGTTCGACGCGGTCATCAGCCGCTACGCCACCCGCGTCAACGGCATCACCGACTACTTCCTCACCAAGCTCGACGTGCTGTCCGGCCTGGACACCGTGCCGATCTGCGTCGCCTACGAGATCGACGGCGAGCGGGTCGAGCAGATGCCGACCACGCAGACCGAGTTCCACCACGCCAAGCCCATCTACGAGGAGATGCCCGGCTGGTGGGAGGACATCTCGCACGCCCGCACCTTCGAGGAGCTGCCCGCCAACGCGCAGGCGTACGTGCTGCGGCTGGAAGAGCTTTCGGGCGCGCGCATCTCGTGCATCGGCGTCGGACCCGGCCGCGATCAGACGATCGTGCGCCACGACGTGCTGGGTTGA
- a CDS encoding alpha/beta fold hydrolase, which translates to MQTVTSADGTMIAYDRVGEGAAGTVILIGGAFSYREFGSMVELAQALAADYDLTVLNYDRRGRGDSTDSPGVYDVANEIADIAALVEAAGGKAALFGWSSGAALALLAAREVPGVTAVVAFEPPFVVDPKDHVPPKDLDVKLHPMIAAGKRNKTVRYYMTKAMGMPWLMVGAMRLTPFWKSLAANSNSTAHDWAVMKPYMRGEKLKPADWSDVTVPVLVLAGDRTAPMLTKGAKAAAGVLPDAEFAELPGVSHNPKISILAPAVGDFLTRAR; encoded by the coding sequence ATGCAGACTGTGACGTCGGCCGACGGCACCATGATTGCCTACGACCGGGTCGGTGAGGGCGCGGCGGGGACCGTCATCCTGATCGGCGGCGCGTTCAGCTACCGCGAGTTCGGGTCGATGGTCGAACTCGCACAGGCCCTGGCCGCCGACTACGACCTGACGGTGCTCAACTACGACCGGCGCGGGCGCGGCGACAGCACCGACTCCCCCGGCGTGTACGACGTGGCCAACGAGATCGCCGACATCGCCGCGCTGGTCGAGGCCGCGGGCGGGAAGGCGGCGCTGTTCGGGTGGTCCTCCGGCGCCGCGCTGGCCCTGCTGGCCGCGCGTGAGGTGCCCGGGGTGACCGCGGTGGTGGCGTTCGAGCCGCCGTTCGTCGTCGACCCGAAAGACCATGTGCCGCCTAAGGATCTGGATGTCAAGCTGCATCCGATGATCGCGGCGGGCAAGCGCAACAAGACCGTTCGCTACTACATGACCAAGGCGATGGGCATGCCGTGGCTGATGGTGGGCGCCATGCGACTCACCCCGTTCTGGAAAAGCCTTGCCGCCAACTCGAATTCGACCGCGCACGACTGGGCGGTGATGAAGCCGTACATGCGCGGCGAGAAGCTGAAGCCCGCCGACTGGAGCGACGTGACGGTCCCGGTCCTGGTCCTCGCCGGCGACCGCACCGCGCCCATGCTCACCAAGGGCGCCAAGGCCGCGGCCGGCGTCCTGCCCGACGCGGAGTTCGCCGAACTGCCCGGCGTGAGCCACAACCCCAAGATCTCGATCCTGGCCCCGGCCGTGGGAGATTTCCTCACCCGCGCCCGCTGA